Proteins from a genomic interval of Microbacterium abyssi:
- a CDS encoding DUF2207 domain-containing protein yields MLLRSLSLAAVAASALFAGTVASASAAGDVDDFDFSSWEATFDVGIDDDGRSTLHVVETRVAEFPESDQNRGIVAGYPERYQGASLETTILSVRDENGEDVPYETEDDDGVLYVLTGNDDYVHGSTTYVIEYEMRDVVIAASGTEVDEFYWDLLPLDSTQDIGSFQAEVRFDEGLAQHLTGDASCYQGRQGAVDTCELDASGGTFTVSAEALTAGEGVTLAIALEPGTVTQPPARLPSPATDVLPYAVGGGAALLSVCGWLATSMMIRRRRRGTGIVVAQYDVPDAMPPLVASSLIPGAKNPLTAQIIHLAVRGMLRLEDIPDEGEKKRRPRLRRLDAPIPDPIDERSLKALFGSDEIGIVMKMPKNSKSFAGRVQKLLRSAAREAEKRGFTTKARSTAARIVQAGALLAFAVMVALLVWSIAMGRDSAGPVFFVTLLCGALVLISSIVAFSKHTVLTPEGALQLEYLEGVREFIRVAEEDRLRMLQSYSGAERRSDGGVDIIHVYERLLPYAILFGQEREWGTVLEHAYGAAQQEPGWIDGTSYGIALRVALIASATRASSTYSSPSSGSSSGFGGSAGGGFSGGGGGGGFSGGR; encoded by the coding sequence ATGCTCCTCCGCTCCCTTTCGCTTGCGGCCGTCGCAGCGTCCGCGCTGTTCGCCGGAACCGTCGCCTCGGCATCCGCTGCGGGCGACGTCGACGACTTCGACTTCTCCTCGTGGGAGGCGACGTTCGACGTCGGGATCGACGACGACGGCCGCTCCACACTGCACGTCGTGGAGACGCGGGTCGCCGAGTTTCCCGAGTCCGACCAGAATCGCGGCATCGTCGCCGGCTATCCGGAGCGCTACCAGGGCGCAAGCCTCGAGACCACGATCCTCTCCGTGCGCGACGAGAACGGCGAGGACGTGCCGTACGAGACCGAGGACGACGACGGCGTGCTGTACGTCCTCACCGGGAACGACGACTACGTGCACGGCTCGACGACGTACGTCATCGAGTACGAGATGCGCGACGTCGTCATCGCCGCGTCGGGCACCGAGGTCGACGAGTTCTACTGGGATCTGCTCCCGCTCGACAGCACGCAGGACATCGGATCGTTCCAGGCGGAGGTCCGCTTCGACGAGGGCCTCGCCCAGCACCTGACCGGCGACGCGTCCTGCTATCAGGGGCGTCAGGGCGCGGTCGACACGTGCGAACTGGATGCCTCCGGCGGCACGTTCACCGTCTCGGCCGAGGCACTCACCGCCGGTGAGGGTGTCACCTTGGCTATCGCGCTCGAGCCCGGCACCGTGACGCAGCCGCCGGCGCGCCTGCCGAGCCCGGCGACCGATGTGCTGCCCTACGCCGTCGGCGGCGGGGCTGCGCTCCTGTCCGTCTGCGGCTGGCTCGCGACGAGCATGATGATCCGCCGCCGCCGGCGCGGCACTGGGATCGTCGTCGCGCAGTACGACGTGCCGGATGCCATGCCGCCCCTAGTGGCGAGCAGCCTCATCCCCGGTGCGAAGAACCCGCTCACGGCGCAGATCATCCATCTCGCCGTGCGCGGGATGCTGCGCCTGGAGGACATCCCGGACGAGGGTGAGAAGAAGCGCCGCCCGCGACTCCGCCGGCTGGATGCGCCGATCCCCGACCCGATCGACGAGCGCTCTCTCAAAGCGCTGTTCGGCAGCGACGAGATCGGCATCGTGATGAAGATGCCGAAGAACAGCAAGTCCTTCGCAGGACGCGTGCAGAAGCTGTTGAGATCGGCCGCGCGCGAGGCGGAGAAGCGCGGTTTCACGACCAAGGCACGGAGCACGGCGGCGCGCATCGTCCAGGCCGGCGCGCTGCTCGCGTTCGCCGTCATGGTGGCACTGTTGGTGTGGAGCATCGCGATGGGCCGCGACTCGGCTGGCCCGGTGTTCTTCGTGACGCTGCTGTGCGGCGCGCTGGTGCTGATCTCGAGCATCGTGGCGTTCTCGAAGCACACCGTGCTCACGCCCGAGGGCGCACTGCAGCTGGAGTACCTCGAGGGAGTGCGCGAGTTCATCCGCGTCGCGGAGGAGGACCGACTGCGGATGCTGCAGTCGTACAGCGGCGCGGAGCGGCGCAGCGACGGCGGCGTCGACATCATCCACGTGTACGAGCGGCTGCTGCCCTACGCGATCCTGTTCGGGCAGGAGCGCGAGTGGGGCACCGTGCTCGAGCACGCGTACGGCGCGGCGCAGCAGGAGCCGGGCTGGATCGACGGCACGAGCTACGGCATCGCCCTGCGCGTCGCACTGATCGCCTCGGCCACCCGCGCATCGTCGACCTACTCCTCGCCCAGCAGCGGCAGTTCGTCGGGTTTCGGCGGCTCCGCCGGGGGCGGCTTCTCCGGGGGCGGGGGCGGCGGCGGGTTCTCGGGCGGACGCTGA
- the serS gene encoding serine--tRNA ligase, which produces MIDLALLRDQPEIVRRSQSARGHDASTVDAAIEADRSRRAALTAFEDLRAEQNAFGKQVAKAPKEEKAALVAQAKELADRVKQAQQEANQAADAAASALARIENVVIDGVPAGGEADFIELRRVGETPVFSFEPRDHLELGELLGAIDMERGAKVSGARFYFLKGIGARLEIALMNLALDKALQNGFVPMITPTLVRPEIMQGTGFLGEHADEVYHLDKDDDLYLVGTSEVALAGYHKDEIVDLAAGALRYAGWSTCYRREAGSYGKDTRGIIRVHQFNKLEMFVYTDPADAEAEHLRLVALQEEMLTSLGLSYRVIDVAAGDLGSSAARKYDIEAWVPTQNAFRELTSTSNCTTFQARRLDVRHRPATDGATGKTEHVATLNGTLATTRWIVALLETHQQEDGSVRVPEVLRPYLGGLGVLEPVGRSATAQDAK; this is translated from the coding sequence ATGATCGACCTCGCCCTCCTCCGCGACCAGCCCGAGATCGTCCGCCGCTCGCAGTCCGCGCGCGGCCACGATGCCTCCACCGTCGACGCAGCGATCGAGGCGGACCGATCGCGTCGCGCAGCGCTCACCGCCTTCGAGGACCTGCGCGCCGAGCAGAACGCCTTCGGAAAGCAGGTCGCCAAGGCGCCCAAAGAGGAGAAGGCCGCGCTCGTCGCGCAGGCCAAGGAGCTCGCCGACCGCGTCAAGCAGGCGCAGCAGGAGGCGAACCAGGCGGCGGATGCCGCGGCATCCGCTCTCGCGCGCATCGAGAACGTCGTGATCGACGGCGTGCCCGCCGGCGGAGAGGCCGACTTCATCGAGCTGCGCCGCGTCGGCGAGACCCCCGTGTTCTCCTTCGAACCGCGCGACCACCTCGAGCTCGGCGAGCTGCTCGGCGCGATCGACATGGAACGCGGGGCGAAGGTGTCCGGTGCACGGTTCTACTTCCTGAAGGGGATCGGCGCGCGGCTCGAGATCGCGCTGATGAACCTCGCCCTCGACAAGGCGCTGCAGAACGGCTTCGTGCCGATGATCACGCCCACGCTGGTGCGTCCGGAGATCATGCAGGGCACCGGGTTCCTCGGCGAGCACGCCGATGAGGTCTACCACCTCGACAAGGACGACGACCTGTACCTCGTCGGAACCAGCGAGGTCGCGCTCGCCGGGTACCACAAGGACGAGATCGTCGACCTGGCCGCCGGCGCCCTGCGCTACGCCGGCTGGTCGACCTGCTACCGCCGGGAGGCGGGTTCGTACGGCAAGGACACCCGCGGCATCATCCGCGTGCACCAGTTCAACAAGCTGGAGATGTTCGTCTACACCGATCCCGCGGATGCCGAGGCTGAGCACCTGCGCCTCGTCGCGCTGCAGGAGGAGATGCTGACCTCCCTCGGGCTGTCGTACCGTGTCATCGACGTCGCCGCGGGCGACCTCGGCTCGAGCGCCGCGCGCAAGTACGACATCGAGGCGTGGGTGCCGACGCAGAACGCCTTCCGCGAGCTGACCTCGACGTCGAACTGTACGACGTTCCAGGCGCGCCGGCTGGATGTGCGGCACCGTCCCGCGACGGACGGGGCCACGGGCAAGACGGAGCACGTCGCGACGCTGAACGGCACTCTCGCCACCACACGATGGATCGTCGCGCTGCTCGAGACCCACCAGCAGGAGGACGGATCCGTCCGCGTGCCGGAGGTGCTGCGGCCGTACCTGGGCGGGCTGGGAGTGCTCGAGCCGGTGGGCCGGAGCGCAACCGCGCAGGACGCGAAGTGA
- a CDS encoding DUF4192 family protein has translation MSTVLKATDSADFLGLVPALAGFTPRQSVVLLPFQRSRAHGAMRIDLPHDDADFDEYVDTAIGLLSRVSGTDAVAVIVYTDELPQHTRDGMVLPETVVVEDLLSLAADSGLRIVDALCVMPCGWSSYVGDEPELYPLDEIPETPALPGIADVSGDQDAGADLPSVDFAEKERVGRALRDLSDVLAHDGSPHAERENPQALAATLLLDDIPLFFETALERPENLPPFMSAALLWCLNRPAFRDAALLQWATDLPTGIRALDAQLAFTHEGMTVPPELGRLFVGQGDAPDPDRLRVALSLVRNVAARAPRASRTAPLTAAAWLSWALGRSTHAARYLEAAGEIDPDYPLARLLCALIDAAVLPEWTFRRGSGLDAG, from the coding sequence ATGAGCACAGTCCTGAAAGCCACAGATTCCGCCGATTTCCTCGGCCTCGTCCCGGCCCTGGCCGGATTCACGCCACGGCAGAGCGTCGTGCTGCTGCCGTTCCAGCGATCGCGCGCGCACGGCGCGATGCGCATCGATCTCCCCCACGACGACGCCGACTTCGACGAGTACGTGGACACCGCGATCGGATTGCTCTCCCGCGTCAGCGGGACGGATGCCGTCGCCGTGATCGTCTACACGGATGAGCTGCCGCAGCACACCCGTGACGGCATGGTCCTTCCCGAGACCGTCGTCGTCGAGGACCTGCTGTCGCTCGCCGCGGACTCCGGGCTGCGCATCGTGGACGCCCTGTGCGTCATGCCGTGCGGCTGGTCGAGCTACGTCGGGGACGAGCCCGAGCTGTACCCGCTCGACGAGATCCCCGAGACGCCGGCGCTCCCCGGCATCGCCGACGTCTCGGGCGACCAGGATGCCGGTGCCGATCTGCCGTCCGTCGACTTCGCGGAGAAGGAGCGTGTGGGACGGGCTCTGCGCGACCTGTCGGACGTGCTCGCGCACGACGGGTCGCCGCACGCCGAGCGCGAGAATCCGCAGGCGCTGGCCGCGACACTCCTGCTCGACGACATCCCGCTGTTCTTCGAGACGGCGCTGGAGCGTCCGGAGAACCTGCCGCCGTTCATGTCGGCCGCGCTGCTGTGGTGCCTGAACCGCCCGGCCTTCCGCGATGCCGCGCTGCTGCAGTGGGCGACGGACCTGCCCACCGGAATCCGCGCTCTCGACGCACAGCTCGCCTTCACGCACGAGGGCATGACCGTGCCGCCGGAGCTGGGGCGGCTGTTCGTCGGCCAGGGCGACGCGCCGGATCCCGACCGGCTGCGCGTGGCCCTCTCGCTGGTGCGCAACGTCGCGGCCCGCGCGCCGCGCGCGTCGCGCACGGCGCCGCTGACCGCGGCCGCGTGGCTGTCCTGGGCGCTCGGGCGCTCGACCCATGCGGCGCGCTACCTCGAAGCGGCCGGCGAGATCGACCCCGACTACCCGCTGGCGCGCCTGCTGTGCGCCCTGATCGACGCCGCCGTGCTTCCCGAGTGGACGTTCCGCCGCGGCAGCGGCCTGGACGCCGGCTGA
- a CDS encoding HAD family hydrolase, with amino-acid sequence MSSPWLVGLDVDGTIILQDETMSPGVPEAVARVRDAGHVVTIATGRSWAATERWVDELEIAADYVVCSNGAVTMRRVTDGWERWHVETFDPRQVLELLTERLPEAHYMVELGDGTRLFTGEVGDWTLEGGRQVEIDELGALPVSRVVVVSPGHDEEDFHRIVTETGLNEVSYAIGWTAWLDIAPQGVDKGSALARVHAELGIDGGKTLVVGDGRNDVGMFEWARGLGGRAVAMGQAPDEVKDAAGEVTGIVEDGGLADALDSLLGYPGLAQVRAGE; translated from the coding sequence GTGAGCTCTCCCTGGCTCGTCGGGCTCGACGTCGACGGCACGATCATCCTGCAGGACGAGACGATGAGCCCCGGAGTGCCGGAGGCCGTCGCACGCGTGCGCGACGCCGGCCATGTGGTCACGATCGCGACCGGGCGCAGCTGGGCGGCGACCGAGCGCTGGGTCGATGAGCTCGAGATCGCCGCCGACTACGTCGTCTGCTCGAACGGCGCGGTCACGATGCGCCGCGTCACCGACGGCTGGGAGCGCTGGCACGTCGAGACGTTCGACCCCCGTCAGGTGCTGGAGCTGCTCACCGAACGCCTTCCCGAGGCCCACTACATGGTCGAGCTCGGCGATGGCACGCGGCTGTTCACGGGCGAGGTCGGCGACTGGACGCTCGAGGGCGGTCGCCAGGTGGAGATCGACGAGCTCGGCGCACTGCCGGTCTCGCGCGTCGTCGTGGTCTCGCCGGGGCACGATGAGGAGGACTTCCACCGCATCGTGACCGAGACCGGCCTCAACGAGGTCTCCTACGCGATCGGCTGGACCGCCTGGCTCGACATCGCGCCGCAGGGCGTCGACAAGGGCAGCGCGCTGGCGCGCGTGCACGCCGAACTCGGCATCGACGGCGGCAAGACGCTCGTCGTCGGCGACGGACGCAACGACGTCGGCATGTTCGAGTGGGCGCGTGGGCTCGGAGGACGCGCAGTCGCCATGGGGCAGGCGCCCGATGAGGTGAAGGATGCCGCCGGCGAGGTCACCGGAATCGTCGAGGACGGCGGCCTCGCGGACGCCCTCGACTCGCTGCTCGGGTATCCAGGGCTCGCCCAGGTCAGGGCGGGAGAATGA
- a CDS encoding LCP family protein: protein MSEKIRRRRTVARHGQLRTPGPISQLLKILGVALAVVLVSGISVGAFVVSDLYGTATADAVELDGQKSVPPDISEYEGGFDLLLVGTDSCEEEYAHLFGNRCSGSDAGGTLNDVNILMHVSEEPRRITAVSFPRDLMLPIPECTREDGSTTSAMSKQPLNTAYSYGGLNCVATTVSALTGQDIEFAGAVTFGGVIEITDAIGGVDVCLASPIQDYHTGLNMDAGTHTVSGLKALQFLRTRHGVGDGSDLGRIGNQQQYMSSLARKLISGEVLGNVPVMLRLAHTALSNLEASTSLTNPMTIVQVGLAVKDVPFEDIVFLQYPTFTDPDNANKVVPDSASALAMWDAINANQQLQVTHENTANDGVVVKDEASTEPPEETTEPAAPTEGTEGTEGTETPAPTEGVTQLPDSIRGNSAAQQTCSNGNVRQ, encoded by the coding sequence GTGAGCGAGAAGATCCGTCGCCGTAGGACCGTGGCGCGCCACGGTCAGCTGCGGACCCCGGGCCCGATCAGCCAGCTGCTGAAGATCCTCGGCGTCGCGCTCGCCGTCGTGCTGGTGAGCGGCATCAGCGTCGGCGCATTCGTCGTCAGCGACCTGTACGGCACGGCCACGGCGGATGCCGTTGAACTCGACGGGCAGAAGTCGGTCCCGCCGGACATCAGCGAGTACGAGGGCGGCTTCGACCTTCTGCTGGTCGGCACCGACAGCTGCGAGGAGGAGTACGCCCACCTGTTCGGCAACCGCTGCTCCGGATCGGATGCCGGGGGCACTCTCAATGACGTGAACATCCTCATGCACGTCTCGGAGGAGCCCCGCCGGATCACTGCGGTGAGCTTCCCGCGCGATCTGATGCTGCCGATCCCCGAGTGCACTCGCGAAGACGGCAGCACGACCTCCGCGATGAGCAAGCAGCCGCTCAACACCGCATACAGCTATGGCGGGCTGAACTGCGTCGCCACGACCGTCTCCGCGCTGACCGGCCAGGACATCGAGTTCGCGGGAGCAGTCACCTTCGGCGGGGTGATCGAGATCACCGATGCGATCGGCGGCGTGGATGTCTGCCTCGCCAGCCCGATCCAGGATTACCACACCGGCCTCAACATGGATGCCGGCACCCACACCGTTTCCGGTCTGAAAGCTCTGCAGTTCCTGCGGACCCGTCACGGCGTCGGTGACGGCAGCGACCTCGGACGCATCGGCAACCAGCAGCAGTACATGTCGAGCCTCGCCCGCAAGCTCATCAGCGGCGAGGTGCTCGGCAACGTGCCGGTCATGCTGCGACTCGCTCACACCGCGCTGAGCAACCTCGAGGCCAGCACGTCGCTGACCAACCCGATGACGATCGTGCAGGTCGGCCTCGCGGTGAAGGATGTGCCGTTCGAGGACATCGTGTTCCTGCAGTATCCGACGTTCACAGACCCTGACAACGCCAACAAGGTCGTGCCGGATTCGGCGTCGGCCCTGGCGATGTGGGATGCGATCAACGCGAACCAGCAGCTGCAGGTCACGCATGAGAACACGGCGAACGACGGTGTCGTCGTGAAGGACGAGGCCTCCACCGAACCCCCGGAGGAGACCACGGAACCCGCCGCGCCGACCGAGGGCACTGAGGGCACTGAGGGCACCGAGACCCCTGCGCCGACCGAGGGCGTCACGCAACTCCCCGACTCGATCAGGGGAAACTCCGCGGCGCAGCAGACCTGCTCCAACGGCAACGTCCGCCAGTAG
- a CDS encoding diacylglycerol/lipid kinase family protein, protein MTKSTALHRQAALVYNPIKVDEKRLRAALRHQCREADWAPPLFYPTTVEDAGQQATREAIAEGVDVVLVAGGDGTVRAVAEAMAGTDVPLAIVPSGTGNLLARNLGLPLLDPDKMIRAALGDLRHPIDIGWAELTREDGESSEHAFVVLAGMGLDADMIANTRPDLKRSVGWVAYVDGAARSLPSAKPFRIVYQVDESRLHSTKVHSVLFANCGTLPAGIALIPSASIADGVMDVALIQPTGPLGWLGVWRKIWWDNSVLRRFRAGRLVLQRRGRDASVRYLRGQSAEVGPIAPTAIELDGDEFGLAVRIRCRVAPDALLLALPEGHPVERL, encoded by the coding sequence ATGACGAAGAGCACGGCACTGCACCGCCAGGCGGCCCTCGTCTACAACCCGATCAAGGTCGATGAGAAGCGCCTGCGCGCCGCGCTGCGGCATCAGTGCAGGGAAGCCGACTGGGCGCCTCCGCTGTTCTATCCGACGACGGTCGAGGATGCCGGCCAGCAGGCGACCCGCGAAGCGATCGCCGAAGGCGTCGACGTCGTGCTCGTGGCCGGCGGCGACGGCACAGTGCGCGCGGTCGCCGAGGCGATGGCGGGCACCGATGTGCCGCTGGCGATCGTCCCCAGCGGCACGGGCAATCTGCTCGCCCGCAACCTCGGTCTTCCGCTCCTCGATCCCGACAAGATGATCCGCGCGGCGCTCGGTGATCTCCGGCATCCGATCGACATCGGTTGGGCAGAGCTCACCAGGGAGGACGGCGAGTCGAGCGAGCATGCCTTCGTCGTTCTCGCGGGCATGGGCCTGGATGCCGACATGATCGCGAACACCCGGCCGGATCTGAAGAGGTCCGTCGGCTGGGTCGCGTATGTCGACGGTGCCGCACGCTCGCTGCCGAGCGCGAAGCCGTTTCGCATCGTCTACCAGGTCGACGAATCCCGGCTGCACTCGACCAAGGTGCACAGCGTCCTGTTCGCCAACTGCGGCACGCTCCCCGCCGGCATCGCCCTCATCCCCTCCGCATCGATCGCCGACGGCGTCATGGACGTGGCGCTCATCCAGCCCACCGGTCCCCTCGGCTGGCTGGGCGTCTGGCGCAAGATCTGGTGGGACAACTCGGTGCTGCGCCGGTTCCGCGCCGGACGCCTGGTGCTGCAGCGGCGCGGCAGGGACGCCTCGGTGCGCTATCTGCGCGGGCAGTCAGCCGAGGTCGGGCCGATCGCGCCGACGGCGATCGAACTGGACGGGGATGAGTTCGGTCTCGCCGTACGCATCCGCTGCCGAGTTGCGCCGGATGCGCTGCTGCTCGCGCTGCCGGAGGGGCATCCCGTCGAGAGACTCTGA
- the cls gene encoding cardiolipin synthase, which yields MERWPLWVLIFALVIDIAIRITAIIIIPRNRRPTAAMAWLLAVFFIPYVGVLLFLLIGNPRLPRARRRKQDQINRYIAETSHQLHFGTLRPNAPEWLRSVVHMNEKMGALPISGDNGAHLISGYQESLDAMAEAIRAAEEYVHVEFYILQSDASTDNFFRALEEVAARGIPVRVLLDHWANRWKPRYRDTIRRLDAMGAAWHLMLPMQPLKGRMQRPDLRNHRKLLVVDGKVGYLGSQNITDSTYNLPKNIKRGLHWVDLMVRVDGPIVLALNAVFLSDWYSETDEILGEIELTRAEIGTGDLDCQIVPSGPGFVVENNLRLFLALLYGAQSKAMIISPYFVPDEALLLAVSAACDRGVKVELFVSEEGDQAVVYHAQRSYYEALLRAGVRIWMYRKPYILHTKSLTIDDDVAVIGSSNMDMRSFGLNLEISMLVRGEEFVAEMRALEDEYRALSRELTLEEWMQQPLRSRVLDNLARLTSALQ from the coding sequence ATGGAACGGTGGCCGTTGTGGGTGCTGATCTTCGCCCTCGTGATCGACATCGCCATCCGCATCACCGCGATCATCATCATCCCGCGCAACCGTCGCCCGACCGCGGCGATGGCCTGGTTGCTCGCCGTCTTCTTCATCCCCTACGTCGGCGTCCTGCTGTTCCTTCTCATCGGGAACCCCCGATTGCCGCGCGCGCGTCGGCGCAAACAGGACCAGATCAACCGGTACATAGCCGAGACCAGCCACCAGCTGCACTTCGGTACCCTGCGCCCGAATGCGCCGGAGTGGCTCCGGTCAGTGGTGCACATGAACGAGAAGATGGGGGCGCTGCCGATCTCGGGTGACAACGGCGCTCACCTGATCAGCGGCTATCAGGAGTCACTGGACGCCATGGCGGAGGCGATCCGGGCGGCCGAAGAGTACGTCCATGTCGAGTTCTACATCCTGCAGTCGGATGCCTCGACCGACAACTTCTTCCGCGCGCTCGAGGAGGTCGCCGCCCGCGGCATCCCGGTGCGCGTACTTCTCGACCACTGGGCGAACCGGTGGAAGCCGCGGTACCGCGACACGATCCGTCGCCTGGACGCGATGGGAGCCGCGTGGCATCTGATGCTGCCCATGCAGCCGCTGAAGGGGCGGATGCAGCGTCCCGACCTGCGCAACCATCGCAAGCTCCTCGTGGTCGACGGCAAGGTCGGCTACCTCGGTTCGCAGAACATCACGGATTCCACCTACAACCTGCCGAAGAACATCAAGCGCGGCCTGCACTGGGTCGACCTGATGGTTCGTGTGGACGGGCCCATCGTGCTCGCGCTGAACGCGGTGTTCCTCAGCGACTGGTACAGCGAGACGGACGAGATCCTCGGCGAGATCGAGCTCACTCGCGCCGAGATCGGCACCGGCGACCTCGACTGCCAGATCGTGCCGTCCGGTCCCGGCTTCGTGGTGGAGAACAACCTGCGCCTCTTCCTCGCGCTGCTGTACGGCGCGCAGAGCAAGGCCATGATCATCAGCCCGTACTTCGTTCCCGACGAAGCGCTCCTGCTCGCGGTGAGCGCGGCGTGCGACCGAGGGGTGAAGGTCGAGCTGTTCGTATCAGAGGAGGGCGACCAGGCCGTCGTCTACCACGCCCAGCGCAGCTACTACGAAGCGCTGCTGCGGGCGGGCGTTCGTATCTGGATGTATCGCAAGCCCTACATCCTGCACACCAAGAGCCTGACGATCGACGACGATGTCGCGGTGATCGGCTCGAGCAACATGGACATGCGCTCCTTCGGCCTCAATCTCGAGATCTCGATGCTGGTCAGGGGCGAAGAGTTCGTCGCCGAGATGCGCGCCCTCGAGGACGAGTACCGCGCGCTCAGCCGCGAGCTCACCCTCGAGGAGTGGATGCAGCAGCCGCTGCGCTCGCGGGTGCTGGACAATCTCGCGCGCCTCACTTCCGCGCTCCAGTAA
- the lysS gene encoding lysine--tRNA ligase yields MTTAPDAPVSTPDAAEGEDVHEQKAVRLAKRERLIEQRANAAGGAFPVGVPVTHHIPALRAEYDGLEAGAETGVVVGVAGRVVFSRNTGKLCFATLQAGDGSRIQAMISLAEVGEDSLARWKEFVDLGDHVFVHGQVISSRRGELSIMADDWAIASKAILPLPNAYAELNEESRVRSRYLDLIVREQARSSVRARAAVNASLRATFGSHDYLEVETPMLQVQHGGASARPFITHSNAFDTELYLRIAPELYLKRAVVGGIERVFEINRNFRNEGADSTHSPEFAMLEAYQAYGDYDQMAELTQELVQQAAIAVAGSTTVTWADGTDYDLGGEWDRVSMYESLSQAAGRTFTPEDAVEDLIAFAEANGVDVPPHAIHGKLIEELWEHFVKRDLVRPTFVMDFPVDTSPLVREHRSIPGVVEKWDLYVRGFELATGYSELVDPVIQRERFVEQAKLAASGDVEAMRVDEEFLRALEHGMPPSGGMGMGIDRLLMAITGLGIRETILFPLVK; encoded by the coding sequence ATGACCACCGCGCCTGACGCGCCCGTTTCCACCCCAGACGCCGCCGAAGGCGAGGACGTCCACGAGCAGAAGGCCGTCCGTCTCGCCAAGCGCGAGCGCCTCATCGAGCAGCGGGCGAATGCCGCGGGCGGGGCGTTCCCTGTCGGCGTGCCGGTGACGCACCACATCCCGGCGCTGCGCGCCGAGTACGACGGCCTCGAGGCGGGCGCGGAGACCGGAGTCGTCGTCGGAGTCGCCGGCCGTGTCGTCTTCAGCCGCAACACGGGCAAGCTCTGCTTCGCCACGCTGCAGGCCGGTGACGGCTCGCGCATCCAGGCGATGATCTCGCTCGCGGAGGTGGGCGAGGACTCGCTTGCGCGCTGGAAGGAGTTCGTCGACCTCGGCGACCACGTCTTCGTGCACGGCCAGGTCATCTCCAGCCGGCGCGGCGAGCTGTCGATCATGGCCGACGACTGGGCGATCGCGTCCAAGGCGATCCTGCCGCTGCCGAACGCCTACGCCGAACTGAACGAGGAGAGCCGCGTACGCAGCCGCTACCTCGACCTGATCGTGCGCGAGCAGGCCCGCAGCAGCGTGCGCGCCCGCGCTGCGGTCAATGCGAGCCTGCGTGCGACGTTCGGATCGCACGACTACCTCGAGGTGGAGACCCCGATGCTGCAGGTGCAGCACGGCGGAGCATCCGCCCGCCCCTTCATCACCCACTCGAACGCGTTCGACACCGAGCTGTACCTGCGCATCGCGCCGGAGCTGTATCTCAAGCGCGCCGTCGTCGGCGGCATCGAGCGGGTCTTCGAGATCAACCGCAACTTCCGCAACGAGGGTGCCGACTCCACGCACAGCCCCGAGTTCGCGATGCTCGAGGCGTACCAGGCGTACGGCGACTACGACCAGATGGCCGAGCTCACGCAGGAGCTCGTGCAGCAGGCCGCGATCGCCGTCGCCGGATCCACGACGGTCACCTGGGCCGACGGCACCGACTACGACCTCGGCGGCGAGTGGGATCGCGTCTCGATGTACGAGTCGCTCTCGCAGGCGGCCGGACGCACCTTCACCCCCGAGGACGCGGTGGAGGATCTCATCGCGTTCGCCGAGGCCAACGGCGTCGACGTGCCGCCCCATGCGATCCACGGCAAGCTCATCGAGGAGCTGTGGGAGCACTTCGTCAAGCGCGATCTGGTGCGCCCGACGTTCGTCATGGACTTCCCCGTCGACACCTCTCCGCTGGTGCGCGAGCACCGCTCGATCCCCGGCGTCGTCGAGAAGTGGGACCTGTACGTGCGCGGCTTCGAGCTCGCCACCGGGTACTCCGAGCTGGTGGACCCTGTCATCCAGCGCGAGCGCTTCGTCGAGCAGGCCAAGCTCGCGGCATCCGGTGACGTCGAGGCGATGCGCGTCGACGAGGAGTTCCTGCGGGCGCTCGAGCACGGCATGCCGCCCTCCGGTGGCATGGGCATGGGCATCGACCGCCTTCTGATGGCGATCACGGGGCTGGGCATCCGCGAGACGATCCTCTTCCCGCTGGTCAAGTAG